Genomic segment of Pseudomonadota bacterium:
ATCGCCATCAGACGCTGCGGCGATTTGATCAGGGATTCAATATCAGCCGCCAGATTTTCTTCATCAAGTTCCACCTCCGGCCGTACCCAGGCCGCCCCGGCCTCGACCAGAACCCCGGCATTAAAGCTCTGGTGATCATGCGCGGCCTGCGGAAAGGGCACCAGCAAGGATGGCTTACCAAGTTCAACCAGTTCCGCCAGGGTCAGGGCTCCAGCCCGACAGATCACCAGATCGGCCGCCGCGTATTGCTTCTCCATGTCTTCGATAAAGGCCACGGCCCGAGCCCGGTCGGGCCAAGCTGCGTAAGCTTGTGCAACTGCGGCAAGTTGCGCCTGACCACTCTGATGAACAATCCATAACCGGGGATAACGCGCCGCCAGCCGAGCAAAAACAGCCGGCAGCAGACGGTTAAAAATCGAAGCCCCCTGACTACCGCCGACCACCAGCAGAGCAAAGGTTTCTTTTTGCTCCTGATTGTCCATCGCCGGCGGTCCGGATTCCGCGCCCCCCCCAGCGCCTCGCAGACCGGAACGCAGGGGATTGCCGTAATTATGGATTCTGCGGCTGCGAAGATGGTCCCGGGCCCGGTCATACGCCGTGAATACCGCCGCGGCAAAAGGCGCCAGGAGACGATTAACCAGGCCGGGGAAAACATTCTGTTCCTGAATAACCCAGGGCAACCCGCCAACCATCGCCGCCAGAAGCACCGGGGCGCTGGCATAGCCCCCTAGACCGACGATCAGGGCGGGCCGGTAGCGAACCAGCAGGATCAAGGCCTGAATCACGGCTTTAGGAAAACTCAACGCCGCCTGCAGGCTGCGCCGCCGTCCGACCCCGACAAAGCCCTGAACATCCAGAAAAACCAGAGGATAACCGAGTTCAGGCAGGATCCTGGCCTCAATCCCGCGCCGGGTTCCGGCAAAAATAATTCTGGTATTCGGCTCCCGAGCAAGAAACTCCTCCGCCAGGGCAATACCCGGAAAAAGATGACCACCGGTGCCGCCACCGGCAAACAGAATGGTTTTAACGGGTCTGGCGACTGACATTAAGCAACACTCCCACGGCGGCCAGGGAAACGCAGAGCGAACTGCCGCCGTAACTTAGAAAGGGAAAAGTCAGGCCCTTGGTCGGCAGCAGCCCGAGCGTCACCCAATAATTAACCGTCATCTGCAAAACCAGAAGCAGCGTCAGGGCGAAAGCCAGTAGTTCACCAAAACGATCCGGCGCCGAACGCGAAATTTTCAGGCCGGTCAGAAAAAACATCAACATCAGAAAAACCAACAGGCTGACTCCGATAAAACCAAATTCTTCGGCCCAAACCG
This window contains:
- the murG gene encoding undecaprenyldiphospho-muramoylpentapeptide beta-N-acetylglucosaminyltransferase, whose translation is MSVARPVKTILFAGGGTGGHLFPGIALAEEFLAREPNTRIIFAGTRRGIEARILPELGYPLVFLDVQGFVGVGRRRSLQAALSFPKAVIQALILLVRYRPALIVGLGGYASAPVLLAAMVGGLPWVIQEQNVFPGLVNRLLAPFAAAVFTAYDRARDHLRSRRIHNYGNPLRSGLRGAGGGAESGPPAMDNQEQKETFALLVVGGSQGASIFNRLLPAVFARLAARYPRLWIVHQSGQAQLAAVAQAYAAWPDRARAVAFIEDMEKQYAAADLVICRAGALTLAELVELGKPSLLVPFPQAAHDHQSFNAGVLVEAGAAWVRPEVELDEENLAADIESLIKSPQRLMAMSRAALQLRQPGAAARIVDHCRNLM